The following DNA comes from Enterocloster bolteae.
GAACGGACGGCAGTACAGGCTGTGGAACAGGCAGCAGTACAGGCGTTTCGGTCAAATGAAGAATCAGGAAGAACCAAGAAGGATATTTTAACAAAAGAAGCAAAATTCAAATAATTTCAGGAGGCAGAAGATGAAACAGGATATGATTGTAATTCTTGACCTGGGAAGCACAGAAAACACAAAACTGGCCAGGGACATCAGAGAGATGGGGGTGTACAGTGAGATTTATCCCCACGATATCACAGCCAGCGAACTGAAGGAACTTCCCAACGTTAAGGGAATCATCATCAACGGCGGCCCTAACAATGTTGTGGACGGAACCCCCATTGATGTGCGTTCGGAACTGTATGAGGCAGGATACCCGGTAATGGCGGCAGGCCACGGCGCGGCGGCCTGTGAGCGTTCCATACATAGCTGGGATGAGGCTGACAGCGCCCAGATTCTCCGTTCCTTTGTATTTGATACATGTAAGGCCCAGGCCAACTGGAATATGAAGAACTTTATTTCCGACCAGGTGGAATTAATCCGCCAGCAGGTAGGAGACAGGAAAGTGCTGCTGGCTTTATCCGGCGGCGTGGACAGCTCCGTGGTAGCGGCCCTGCTCATCAAAGCCATTGGAAAACAGCTGACCTGCGTCCATGTAAACCATGGTCTTATGAGAAAAGGGGAATCCGAGAGTGTTATTGATGTATTCAAAAACCAGATGGATGCAAACCTGGTATATGTGGATGCTGTAGATCGTTTCCTCGGAAAGCTGGCCGGAGTGGCTGATCCGGAACAGAAGCGTAAGATTATCGGCGCTGAATTCATCCGCGTGTTTGAGGAGGAGGCCAGAAAGCTGGAGGGAATCGAGTTCCTGGCCCAGGGAACCATTTACCCTGACATCGTGGAGAGCGGAACCAAGACAGCCAAGGTAGTAAAATCCCACCACAATGTGGGAGGGCTTCCTGAGGATTTGAACTTCACCCTGGTAGAGCCGCTGCGCCAGCTGTTCAAGGATGAGGTACGCGCCTGCGGACTGGAGCTGGGTCTGCCTCACAGCATGGTATACCGTCAGCCCTTCCCTGGTCCCGGATTAGGCGTGCGCTGCCTGGGAGCCATAACCAGAGAACGTCTGGAAGCGGTCAGGGAATCAGATGCCATTCTCCGGGAGGAATTTGCAAATGCCGGCCTGGACAAGACAGTGTGGCAGTATTTTACCATTGTGCCGGACTTTAAATCAGTTGGAGTCAGGGACAATGCGCGCTGCTTTGATTATCCTGTCATCATCCGCGCAGTCAATACAGTGGACGCCATGACTGCCTCCATTGAGCGCATTGATTATGACGTGCTGCAGAAGATTACGGACCGTATATTGAAGGAAGTTAAGAATGTGAACAGGGTGTGCTATGATTTGAGTCCGAAGCCTACGGCTACGATTGAGTGGGAATAGTTGGAGCAGAGCTGCAAAGCCTTTATTTTCAATGGTTTTGCGGCTCTTTCCTTTTAGAATTGCATTTTGATTGCATTTTTTTATTCAACTGCTCTGTGATAGATTGATGTATGCTGGTTGCTGGTGTAAGCGGCAACACTAGTTGTTGCCGGAGTATAAGTGAGAACGCCAGTTAATTTTTTGGCAACTTCCACGTTGGTGTTGGGATATAAATGTCCGTAGGTGCCCAACGTGGTCTGTATCTTTTCATGCCCCAGACGTTCTTTAATCAATAAAGGATTTTCTCCCATGCTGATGAGCAGGGAAGCATGGGAATGTCTGAGTGCATGAATCTTGATACGGTGTACTCCTGCCAATCCGGCAAGTTTTTTTAATGCCCGTGGGAGGGTGTGCTTACTGGTGGGAATCCCATTATAGCTTAGTACAAGGTCACAGTCCTTTAAAACTTTTTGCTGTACTTCCTGCCATGCTTTTAATTCTTTGATGGTATCTGTGTCAATATAGATAGTGCGAATACTGGCTTGTGTCTTTGGCTCCACAAATTTGTATTCGTCCATTGTTTTATAGTACAGCGTTTTAGTTATACTTAAAAGTCCGGTTTCAAAGTTGATGTCCGACCATTGCAGGGCTGCGGCTTCTCCGATTCTCATTCCGGTCATAAACAGGAGCCAGTATGAAATGAAAAGGTAATGTTCGTAATAATCGCCCTTGTAGAGCAGGGAAATTACCTTTTGAAATTCATCCAGTGTCCAGAAATCCACTTTTGTTTTCTTACTCTTGATATTCCCTATCATCCGTGACGGGTTTTTCTTTGCAAGGCCGAGAACAATCGCCCTGTCAAAGGCAATGGAGAGCATCCCCTGTACAATACGGATATAGTTTGGATTAAATTTTTTTGCGAGTTCAAGCTGCCAGTTCTGGACGTTACTGGGTTTTATCTCATCCACCGTCATTTTGTAAAAGTATGAAAAATGTTTCTGGATGGTAGAACGGCGGTTCAGATAGGTGCTTTCCTTTACCTGTGTTTTATACCAAGGCAGGTAAGTTTCCTCAATGAACTGCTTAAAGGATAGCTGCTGCTTCTTTTCTGCCAATTCCTCTGTGGATGCCAGTATAAGTTTTGAATATGCTTCTCTAGCTTCTTTTTTTGTCTTGAATCCGCTTTTGTATTTCTGAATCTGTTTTCCGGTAATCGGATGGAAACCTAAGTTTGCTCTAAAATAATAGGTTCCGTTTTCTGCCTTCTTAATAAGGTCTTTTGCCATGATTTCACTCCTTACATAAATGTGCAAGAAGTACAATCAGTTTGATTTATCAGTAAAATTAATCCCTAACAATTCTTCCACAGCTTCTCTGGGAACCCTGTCCAGTTTGCGTGACTGATAGTAGGTATGCCCTTTTGAAATCATAAGTCTTTTTGCTTCTCTTATGATGTCTGCTGCGAATGAAGTCCCATAACCTAGTTCTATTAAATCTTTTTTTGTTACTGTAATCATGTTCCTCCTTTCCATAGACCAGATATGGAACCCTCAATATCTGTCTATATTATATCAGATTTTGTGGCAAAAGTAATATTAAGATTGTATTTCCTGCGAATAGTTATTTGATTTTGAATGAAAAATTTTCATTCAAAATGGTATCTAAGCAAACCGAACAGCTTTCGCTAAAGCTCATGGGAATCCCCCCTGCATGGTTCTCATCCAGCCGTACCCTTTGCCAGCGGTGCTACATCATCACACGGACTAAGGCTGTACGGAAGTATCATTATCACGATAGAAAGGTCATGGCGGCAGCTCTGCGGCAAGCTGCTTATGGAACGCTGGCAGGAATCGCTATCCGGTTTCATCCCTCCTTTGGTGGATTACGGCGTGCCAGCCCAACGGCTCTCTTTCTATCGAAACGTATTCGACTGCTTTATGCTGCGTTGATTAGACGCTTTCTTTTTCAAGGAACAATCCGGCTTTGTCAGCCTGTTAAAATGCACTGGTGATAATGCACTTTAATAGACTGGCAAGCTCTGTCTGGGAAGCATGGGCTTGTCCATGCTTCCACAGGAGAGCGTTATTTTAGTTTGGCTCCCTGATTTCAAAAGATAAAATCTTTGCAATCAGACGTGTTTCCATCCGGCGGCGTAGGGTTTCATCTACAACCATGTGGGTATTCCCATATTCATCTTTCATGGGACGCATGGAACGGCTGGCAATAAAACCGCTATAATGGCGTACAATCTGATTGATTGCTTCAATATCGCCGTCCGCAGCCTTTACAATCACAGGAAACGGAATCATAGGGTGCTTTGCTGTCATGTTTCTTCCTCCATGAATTTTTTGATAAATTCCAGTCCGGCGTGTCTTCTTCTCTGGATGGTAGAACGGTTGACTTCCAGAATTTTTGAAATTTCCGTATCGTCAAATCCGAGGAAATAATATCTCAAGATAACATCACGTTTCTTTCCGTCCAGATTTTCCAACGCTTCTGCTAACAGGCTGTTTTCAATACGGACAGTAAACCCGTCCATTTCAAAAGTATGGAAGTGGGATGGATAGGTGTCTTTGGAAGAAAGCAAGTTGACGGTGTAATCGTCCATATCACAGAACAGGGTTTCACGTTTACACTGTCTGGATAACGCTTTGAGGTAGTCTTTACGTTCATCCTCCATAGCGACCTTGCAGATGTAATCAAACTGGTTCTCTATGGTTGTCTGAAATTCAGATGGCTTCATCATTACTCACCCCCTTTCTTGCCTTAAAAGAGGGTAAAAGATTTCTTGACTTCCCCCTTTCGTGCTTAGTCCCGACACGAAAGGGTTGTTTGTTGCATTATCTGTTAAATTTCCTAATTTCTAATGACACAGCAATAAGAATAGGTACAAAGCCATCTGTCATACGGCATTTTAGAACAATTCAAAATGATGTTCGCATTTATAGGCAAAAAAAGGAAGCGCAAAAAATGCACTCCCTTTTTTAAATATAAACATCGCTTATTCTTTATAAAGTTTTTGTACTTAAAAACTATATCTCTACCAATAAGAGCTGATTCGGCATTTTTAGCAGCCGATAACCCTATTCCGCTTGTTGCCGCTAAGAATGCGCTTACAGAATCCGCTGTAAATTGTGTACCACGTAAAAAAGTTTCAGTATTAGTTTTTAATTACAGCCAGTTCTAACTTCTATTTTTCAGTCTACGAAAAACTACGCAAATAAGTACAATAGCCGCAGAAATATAGCTGGTTCTTAAACGCCACGTTTTCAAGTACGGATTACTTGTTATTAAACAATATATGCTTACAATTAATATCGGAACATATAGTATGGCAAGCGCCATGAGAGATAGAGTAGATACCTTTTCATCATATTTTCCTATCTTTTTTTGTTTTCTTATATCTAGCGCTAACGTAATAATAATAAGTACTACCAAAATATCAGGTAATAGCATCAGCCAGTCTTCCATTTAGTCCACTCCCTTAAATTTAATGCCCCCAACGCCTTGACCACGAAACATTTTTGGCTAAAAGTTCTGTTTTAGAGGAATCCATATAAATATTTCCTTTATACCTGTAGTATATTTTTCCAGTAGACTTACTTACACATCTTTTACCATCAAAATAAATACTGTCAGGAATGTACGAACCACCATGACTAATCACGACATCAATCATAGCTCCTGCTACTACACCTGCATCTCCTGCTCCTAAACCAAGCGAAGTAATTATGGCCGCCTTTACCACAGATAATGTAAATTGGTGAATCTTCAAACTAAATGTTTCGGTATGTGGCTTATATTGGCACGAACTTGCTCTTGTTGTCAAATTATCGGAATTGGATATCGAATTACTAGAATCAGGTGCCGTAATTGGATATTCAAAATGCTGCCTTTGTTCTGTCGAGGGAATGATTACCATATGTTCATCAACTTTTATGCTAACACTATCCACAACAACTCTGTCCTTCTGAATTTCTCCATATTCTGTATACAAAGTCGTTTCTCCGTTAATAGTCATGTAATATTTAGCATACATTGTTGTATCTGTATCTTTTTGCTCAATAATCTTAATGCCATTTAATGTATCAGCTCCTACAGATGAGGCGAATACTGATTGCGCTGACAATGAAAATAACATGACAACTGCTAAAACTACAGAAATCATCTTTTTAAATATTCCTTTCATATTCCTTTTTCTCCCTTCTCTGCATTTGTTCAAAAATTATTTACAAAGAATCAATAACTCCTATTTACATGTGCACTTTTGTGTTAGCTATAGCTAACTTCATAGTATCATATGTGCAATATTTTGTCAATCGTCCCACAAAGCATTGTTTTAATATATTTTTTCACCAAAGTGAAAAGTTGATTTATTTCCACTTTCTAATTAATAGTCATCTGGCTAATTACTGAGCTTTCATACTACACAATATCTTCCATTTCCCCTCATCTTTCTCCAATACAAGTTTAAACTGCGACACCTGTGTTGTCATGGTCTGGTTATCCAGATATTTCACCGCAAGGGAAGCTGTCACCTGATTCCCTTTTCGGTTGTAAACCGGATTCACCAGTTCCGAGAAGATATATTCTTTCCCAACAGGTTTCAGCACGCCCTCATTCACATAATAGGTCAGCTCCTTTGCGGTTGCCGTAGGGTACAGCTTGAAAAAGGTAGTGAGAAATTCGTTGATTTCCTCCGTAGTGATGGAATCCACTGTACCGTCACTTTGTACTGCTTTTGGAGTGTAGCCGGATTTTACGGGAACGCTGGTGATGGTAGGATTCTGAACAATCGTCAGGTTTCCAGAGCCATCCACATAGACTGTCACCTGATAAGCGGAACGGACGGTTTTACTGGATTCCCCCTCTGTGATACGCTGTTCTACCGTATAGGTCACTTGATAATGCTGCTCCTTTTCTTCTATGATTTCCCATATCTGAAAGTCAGTCAGGGCAGACGATACGGGGATGTCCTTTCGGACGGTATCTACATTCAGGGCTTGCAGTTCTCCCGTGAGATACCCTTTTAAAGCATTTGTCCGGTTATCAATGGAAGCGGCGGACTGTTCCCATGAATAGTAGACTTCTGCGAAATTCTCCACAAAGTTTTCTATCTTGTGGGTGTCAATGATTTTTTCCTCAATCACTTTGGTTTCATGAACAGTGTGGATGTCTATCGCCGTGAAATTCTTATAGACGGCAAACAGGAAACTCACCGCCAGAAGCACCCACAGGGCAATCACGGTTTTTTTGTGGGTATTGACTTTGTAAACTTTCAGCTTCTTTTCTTTCTGCTTTTTCTGGTTTTCCTCTTTTCTAATCTGAATCATATCGGTTCATCCTTTCTATTGTTTGATTCGTCCGGCTCCGGCAAGGTGCTGTTGCCAGTAGGAGCCTGTCAGGTCTGCATAACCAATGGGATTTCCGGCATGGTACATCTGGTTATTTCCCACATATAGCCCCACATGGGTGATATAGGTTCCGGCGTTATAGGTGGAGTGGAAAAAGACCAAATCCCCTGCTTTTGCTTCGGACAGAGGGATGTGCTGTGTTACATTGTACTGTTCCTGTGCTGTCCGTGGCAGGGCGATTCCTGCCTTGCCATAGCACCACTGCACCAGTCCCGAACAGTCAAAGGAAGTGGAGGGGGAATCGCCCCCGTACACATACGTCCAGCCCTCATACTTTAAGGCTTCCTCCATGATAGCCTGCACCGTTTCATCATCAAACTGTGCCACGGTCAGGTATTCCGATACCAAGAAGACATAGAACATATTTCCGTAGGAATACCGCCAGCCCCCGTTTTTCTCTACGGCAACAGGGTTGGTGTAGGTGACTTTCTTTCCGCCGGATTTTTCCCTTGCGAAGCTCTCTGCCAGTTCAAAGGTGTACTTTTTCCCGTGTCCTGCCACATAGTCCAGGAAGCCGCCGCCGTAATTGTAGGATTGAATCACACTGTTTAGGTCACAGCCCTTTGTTTCTGCTGCTGTAAGCAGTTCCGAGAAATATTTGCAGCCCTGTTTGATGGATTCCTCTGTGTTAAGGGAGTTCGGGGGAATACCCAGAGATTCCGAGGACTGCATAACGTCTTCCAGCGTGCCGCCGGATTCCACCTGAATGATGGCGAGCAGCACATTTAAGTATTCCTCTATGCCATATTCCCTTGCATACTTTTCCAGCATAGGTTTATGGGCGAGGACTTCCTGTGATACGCTCACGCCCCCATAGATAAGGTTTCCGCCACTTCCGCCGTCTTCCTCATCCGAGAAGACAATCACCACCAAGAGGAGCATGGAGAACATCATCACGAACACGCCGGAACAGGCAAAGAAAAGGTGTCTTAACTTCATGTTTTCTCCCCTTTCTTTTGTTTGGCAGCCGCTTTTCCCGTTTTTGTCCACTCCTTTCTGGCGGTGGTACGCCGGATGGTAAAGTTCGATTCCTTAACCACAGGGGCAGCCCGTTTTCTTTCCGGTATCACAGGAGCCGTATCATTCTGGACAGGTCTTGCCGGACGGGGAGCAGCAGGTGTAATAGCAGGAGCTATCTTTTGTCTTTCATCTGGTTTGTCTGGGGAAGCCGGAGGGACTATCTGGCGTTCTGTCCTTACAGGCGGTATCTGTTCGTGGTGGATGGAAGCCGCTTTTACCACCGGAACCGAAGTCCGTTCCGCTACAGTTCCCCCATAAGAAACCTGCCCCCGTTCCCTAATAGCTGGGGAAGCTGGCTGCTTTGTCTTTGCAGTGGCAGGGCGTTCATGGACGGGAGCCACCCCTTTGGGTGCTTCGGAAGCTGTCTTTTGCGTCTGTTTTGCCTGTTCCAGTTCCGCCCTGCGTTCTGCAATGGTCTGTCTGCGGCTTTCTGCCTGTGCGTTCCGCTGTTCAGCTCTGGCAGTTCGGGTCTGGGTCACACTGGAAGTAAAATCCCGTACTCCCTCTGACACCTGTTTTTTCCCGTGGTAAAGGGCGTACTTTGCATTGACGGGCAAATCCTTTGCCTGCTCCCGAAGCTGTCCAGTAGTATCGGCTATTTTATCTTTGGTATCTGCCACCGCACCCACAGCAGAACCAGCCCGTTTCCATGCGGATTTCTTTTCCGGTGCTGTCTGTCCGTCTGGTCTGCTGTGGTCTGCCTGTGTCCGTTTGGAGGAACCGGAGTTGGAAGCATTTTTCTGGTCTGAGCCAGCCTGTTTCCCTGCGTGGTATGCAGCTGTTCCAGCCCCAAGAGCCGCCACAGAACGCCCTAACTTATGCTGTAAACGGTGCATATGGGCGTGCATGAGCATACGGGGTCTTCGCATGATACGGCTTCCCATGCTTTGGGAATCGCCACTCTGTAAGGAGAACATCCCCATCAAATCCCCTAGCTTGAAATAAATTCCGGCAAAGGTCACTATCTGCAAGAACGCCGTCAGGAAGAACGGATATTCCCCAGACAGGTTGTAGAGCATGGTGGAAATACTGAACGCTACCGTGATAATCAGGGTGATTCCGGCTCTGGTAAGGATGGTGTTGAACAGTTTCGTGATGGCACGTTTTGACATCCCCTCAAAAGAGGGAACCATGCTAAGGAGAAAGCTCACAGGCAGGAACATGGCGTAGATGATAAAAAGCACCTGTGAGAAAATCATTATCCCCGTGAGCAGGAATACAAAAACAGAGATACCGATATTGAACATGAACAGGAAGAAGACGGTTCCCAATCGGTTGATGGTCTTTGTGATGGTAAGGTTGGTGTTTTCCCTGTCTTCGATTTCCTCCACCACGATTTCTTCCCTGTCCTGCCCGTTGTTTTCATTTGGACTGGTTGAAAGCAGGCTTTCCACACGGTCTGCTCCAATGCTTTCCACATCCGAATTGCCGTATTGCAGCAGGAGCCACGGCTGCTTTACCTGAATGGAAAACAGGCTGTCCCGTATCAAATCCACGCTGTCTTTTCCCTGACTTTCCGAGTTGGGCAGCACAATCTTTGTGCCAAGGGTCAGGCTGGCATTGCTGATGTCTGCGGAAAATTCATTGATTTTCCCGATATAATCAGGAGCGTAGGCGATAAAGGCAGAGGACAGCACGAACACTACCACAAAATTGACAACGGCATGGATGGCTTTTGTAGTTTCCCGTTTGATAAGCCCTGTGTAGGCAACGTAAATCCCCACCACCAGAATGAGAATCAGCAGGAACCCGATATAAAATCCCTTCGAGGATAAGCCGCCTGTGGTAACGCCTGCAAGGGTCTGCATATTTTTCCCAATGGAATCCGCCGTAGAGGAAATAAAGTCCAGTGAGTAGGCTTCCTGAATCAAATACCCCGTGGCGTTGGAAAGGTACAGGCTGATGGCCCAGATAAAATTTGTGATGGCATACAGCCCGTACATTACCTGTTTTCCGATACCGTCCAGCCAGTTCCACGGGAGCCAGTCCCATCCACTGTCCACATAAAAATCAAGCTGGTAGTTGTCCAGAGGATATTTGCTGTATTCGTTGGCAGCGTCCACCGTATCATCCACCAGTCCGGCAGCGTGGGCGGCAGTACCGGAGACTGCCAGCAGCAGGAGGATGAGCAGGAGTGCCAGCAGCACTTTTCCTGCTATACTCCCGATTTTTTTTAAAGAGTTTTGTCCCTTTGTCCGGCAAGGGACAAGGGCTGTCCCCTGCTGGATGGGCTTTCTTATCTTCATTCCTCCACCTCTTTTCTTACGGGCGGTCTGGTGTCAAAGGCATGGAACAGGTCTTCAAAGATAGGGTGGAACTGTATCACTCCTACACGCCCGTACAAATCACTGATAAGGCACTGTCCGTTTTCTAAGTCACGGAGCCGTTTCTGGTTGTTTTCATCTTCGGAATCCACCCCGAAAAAGGTGAGGGTCTTCCTGATTTCGTTGATGTCCGTGGAACGGAACGCAAACTTCAAGCCCAGATTGTTTTTCAGTTTTTCATCCAGCAAATCGTCCGTGTTCTGGGTCACAAAGTAAACACCTGCGTTCATGGCACGTCCGGCACGGACCAGCTTCATGGAAAGGGTCTTGCCCTGTGCCACCTGCAAGAAGCTCCATGCTTCATCCAAATCCACAATCTTAAACACGCTGCGGTCGGTGTGGATGAAGTCGAGGGCAAAGGTACTGATAACAATGAGCATTGCCACGGAAAGCAGCTCCATTGTGGTGTATTCTTCAAACGAGGTTTCCTTATCCGGCAGCACCAAATCCGCCACCTGAATGATGTTGAGCTGCTTTTCAAGGCTGATGGACTGTGTGACATCCCCATCCGAAAAGAGCAGGTGTGCAAAGTCATAGTCCGTAAAGGATTCGATATGGTCGGCTATGCTGGTGCTGATGGTGGTCCCCTCCGCCCGAAGTTCCTCAATCACCTTTAAAAGCCCCCGTTCTTCGCTGTTTGTCACCGCACGGATGGCTTTCCGAAGAACAGGGAACTTCTCCCCGTCACGGCTGGAAATTCCCGTTAAAAAGGTCAGGATGTCAATTGCCAGTGATTCGGAATCCTTTGGGTTCTCCATAATCACATACGGGTCGAGTAAGCCCCTGTTCTGTTCCTCCGAAGTCAGGTTTACGATATTGATTTCATGGGCGATTTCCGGCAGGGTTTCCTTCCAGCGTCCCCGTTCCGCTTTCGGGTCAACGATAAGAGCCTGTGCCCCAAACAATACACAGTAGTAGACAATCATGTTGTTGCTGAATGATTTTCCACCGCCGAGGGAGCCGACAAAAGCGGCAGCAAGGGCATTGGTGACAGAGCCTTTCACACCCTGACTGGCAAGGGCAGGCTTTAAGTACACGTTTCTTCCCGTATCAAGGCTATACCCGATATAAATGCCCTCCGGTTCCCCCAACATCTGGGTTGCACCAAAGCCTAGACCCGCGAGGAAGTCACTGGTGACATACTGGATGTAATCGTTCATATACCGTTTGCTGGCAGGGAGAAATTCCCCATGCAGCCCCAGCATATCCCCAAAGGGGCGGACCAGCTTCACGTTCAAATCGTCATAAAAATCTTTTACCTCATTGCAACGGCGTTTCAGTTCTTCCAAGTCGGGAGCCGTCACACGCACCACATAGGACAGCTTATACATGGATTCCTTGCTCTGGTCTAAGGTGGATTCCAGCTCATTTACGCTGTCCAGAGCGTCCACCACGTTTGTACTGGTTTCGCTGTCATTCTGCCATGCGTGGTTATCCAAATCTTTCAGCTCTTTTTTCTTGTTCCGCACCGTGGAGAGGGCTTTCCGATTTGTGACAATCTCCACATTCATAGAGGTATCAATGGGAAAGGTGAATTGCTGCTGTTGATAGTAAAAGATTTCCGAGGATGGAAAGTCCAGTTCCCCCACAATGCTGTTGATGGTGAAGTAGGCGGCATAGACCGTCCCATCTTCCTGTTCGATTTTCAGATACCGCTGGTTTTCCTCTATCAGACAACGGGTGGGTTTGATGAGGTCATAGTATTTCACCAGCGTTTCCTCCTGAAACCGCTTCTTCGGCAGGTAATACTCATAATCTTCATAGGCGGTTCCAGTCTGCCCGTATAAATGCTCAATCAGATAACCAAAATCGTCCTTGTCAAGCCGCCGGACTTTAAAGCGGCGTGAGATTTTATTTTCCAGCAGTTTTTCCATCTTCTGAAACCGCCAGATTTCCTCATTGCTCATGGAAACAAAATCCCCCATGAGTTTGTGGTTGACTTCATGGAGGAAATCGGAAACGGCGGTCTTTGCTTCCCTGCGGAACTGCTTCATGGTGACTTCCTGCTCATTGACAAGCAGCTTAAAGCCGATAAAAAAGCGGTAGTCCACCTGATTTTCCCCTATCATGGAAATCAGGGCTTCGGTCTGTGCGTCAATCTTTGCACAGGCAACGTCCTTTAACTTGCCCGTCACTTCCTGTTTGGAGCGTTCCTGTGCCGCCCGTATGCTGGATTCAGTGCTGATTTGCAGGGCGTGAATCTTCCCGTCCCTGTTCTGGGCGATAAGCTGCCGGAAGGAATCGTGTACCTGATATTTCTGTTCGGGGCTTAAAAAGGAATAGTTGTAGGGAAGCAGCTCATAGTAAGCGAAGCACTCCCCGTCATGGTTGAACACAAGGTTATTTTCGATATACTTAATCGGATATGCCATAAATATCACTCCTAACTGCCGTGATGGGCTGTGCCGGATATTCCTTTTCCAGCTTCACGGGCTTTCCTGCATACGTCAGTTTCGGGCGTACCAGATATGCCAGTACGGATTTCAGGAAGCCGTAAGGCTTCTTCCCGTCAAAGGTCTTCTGGCACATGAACCAAGTGAGGGCAAAGGGTACGCCGAAATATTTTAAAAATGCCCCGCCAATGAACGAAAGGGGAGGGAGGTTCCCCAAGAGCATAACCGCAAACACCGATATCACGAACCACGCCATCTGTGTGAACGTGATGGGGAATGGAAGCTTAAAATCATTGATGGAATAGAGTATCTTTTCCACCGACCAGATACTGGTATAGCTTCGTATTTTCTTCATGTTGTCTGTCCTTTCTAAAAGATGGGGCAGCAAAAGCCGCCCCTGAATAAAAAAGCCGCCTGCACTTCCCAAAGGAGATACAGACGGGTTTACCGTAAGATTTCATATACGCCGTGGTTCGTGACGATAAAAGTTCCCTCCAATTCCATGTCACGCCCATAGGCTTCATAGTCGATATAGTTTTGTAAGTGTGCCGTAAGTTCCCCAAGCTGTCCGGTTT
Coding sequences within:
- a CDS encoding conjugal transfer protein, whose translation is MKKIRSYTSIWSVEKILYSINDFKLPFPITFTQMAWFVISVFAVMLLGNLPPLSFIGGAFLKYFGVPFALTWFMCQKTFDGKKPYGFLKSVLAYLVRPKLTYAGKPVKLEKEYPAQPITAVRSDIYGISD
- a CDS encoding ATP-binding protein; translated protein: MAYPIKYIENNLVFNHDGECFAYYELLPYNYSFLSPEQKYQVHDSFRQLIAQNRDGKIHALQISTESSIRAAQERSKQEVTGKLKDVACAKIDAQTEALISMIGENQVDYRFFIGFKLLVNEQEVTMKQFRREAKTAVSDFLHEVNHKLMGDFVSMSNEEIWRFQKMEKLLENKISRRFKVRRLDKDDFGYLIEHLYGQTGTAYEDYEYYLPKKRFQEETLVKYYDLIKPTRCLIEENQRYLKIEQEDGTVYAAYFTINSIVGELDFPSSEIFYYQQQQFTFPIDTSMNVEIVTNRKALSTVRNKKKELKDLDNHAWQNDSETSTNVVDALDSVNELESTLDQSKESMYKLSYVVRVTAPDLEELKRRCNEVKDFYDDLNVKLVRPFGDMLGLHGEFLPASKRYMNDYIQYVTSDFLAGLGFGATQMLGEPEGIYIGYSLDTGRNVYLKPALASQGVKGSVTNALAAAFVGSLGGGKSFSNNMIVYYCVLFGAQALIVDPKAERGRWKETLPEIAHEINIVNLTSEEQNRGLLDPYVIMENPKDSESLAIDILTFLTGISSRDGEKFPVLRKAIRAVTNSEERGLLKVIEELRAEGTTISTSIADHIESFTDYDFAHLLFSDGDVTQSISLEKQLNIIQVADLVLPDKETSFEEYTTMELLSVAMLIVISTFALDFIHTDRSVFKIVDLDEAWSFLQVAQGKTLSMKLVRAGRAMNAGVYFVTQNTDDLLDEKLKNNLGLKFAFRSTDINEIRKTLTFFGVDSEDENNQKRLRDLENGQCLISDLYGRVGVIQFHPIFEDLFHAFDTRPPVRKEVEE